A DNA window from Rhizobium sp. NXC14 contains the following coding sequences:
- a CDS encoding tetratricopeptide repeat protein: MADTTFNPSRAWRFQKSAFLPALTLAAMVGLAGCETTNTTDAVIRIDKAQGSEENIASLTAVINANPRDPEGYNVRGSAYGRSGQFRQALNDFNTALQINPRFFQAYANRALVYRNMGQQQQAIADYNAALQINPSYDVAYIGRGNVYRMAGQDDAAFNDFSKAIQLGTTDGRAYHNRGLIYQKRNQQDKAIDDFSKAISLAPNSPEPYNGRGISYIALNDDDNAFADFNHAIDLNGNIAESWANQALVYERRGDKAKAARSYRHAVGLDPKYQPARDGLARVGAPAG; encoded by the coding sequence ATGGCTGATACCACCTTCAATCCGTCCCGCGCCTGGCGCTTTCAGAAATCCGCATTCCTGCCGGCTTTGACGCTGGCGGCCATGGTCGGCCTTGCCGGCTGCGAGACGACCAACACGACGGATGCCGTAATCCGCATCGATAAGGCGCAGGGCTCGGAAGAGAACATCGCGTCGCTGACGGCTGTTATCAACGCCAATCCGAGGGATCCCGAAGGGTATAATGTCCGCGGTTCCGCCTATGGCCGCAGCGGCCAGTTCCGCCAAGCGCTGAACGATTTCAATACAGCATTGCAGATCAACCCGCGCTTCTTCCAGGCCTATGCCAACCGCGCGCTCGTCTATCGCAACATGGGCCAGCAGCAGCAGGCGATTGCCGACTACAATGCCGCTCTGCAGATCAATCCGAGCTACGACGTCGCCTATATCGGCCGCGGCAATGTCTATCGCATGGCCGGACAGGACGATGCAGCTTTCAACGATTTCAGCAAGGCGATCCAGCTCGGCACGACCGATGGCCGCGCCTATCACAATCGTGGCCTGATCTATCAGAAGCGCAATCAGCAGGATAAGGCAATCGACGATTTCTCGAAGGCCATCTCGCTCGCCCCGAATTCGCCCGAGCCCTATAATGGCCGCGGCATCTCCTACATCGCGCTGAATGACGACGACAACGCGTTTGCCGATTTCAATCACGCGATCGATCTCAACGGCAATATCGCCGAATCCTGGGCCAACCAGGCTCTTGTCTACGAACGTCGCGGCGACAAGGCCAAGGCAGCCCGCTCCTACCGCCATGCGGTCGGGCTTGACCCGAAATACCAGCCGGCGCGCGATGGTCTCGCCCGAGTGGGCGCTCCAGCCGGCTAA
- the rpsU gene encoding 30S ribosomal protein S21 — MQVLVRDNNVDQALRALKKKMQREGIFREMKMRDYYEKPSQKRAREKAEAVRRVRKLARKRAQREGLVAR, encoded by the coding sequence GTGCAGGTACTTGTCCGCGATAACAATGTCGATCAGGCTCTCCGCGCTCTCAAGAAGAAGATGCAGCGCGAAGGCATTTTCCGCGAAATGAAGATGCGCGACTACTACGAGAAGCCTTCGCAGAAGCGCGCTCGCGAAAAGGCCGAAGCTGTTCGCCGTGTTCGCAAGCTGGCCCGCAAGCGCGCCCAGCGCGAAGGCCTGGTCGCACGGTAA